The DNA region GGGACTGTTGATGGGACCGGCTGGAAGACCATAATGGATATAAGTATTGTAGGGTGATTTAATTTTCAAGTCATTTATCAACAACCGGCGCGGACCATCCTCAATGATGTACTGAATGGTGGGATCCGCCTGAAGACGCATTCCTATTTTGAGGCGATTGTGGTAGACTGAACTGATAAGTGGACGTTCGCTGTCATATATGGCTTCCCCCTCTATAATGGATGCTAATGTCACCATTTCAAGCTCCGTCAAACCATGAATCTGAAGTCGACTCTTCAATATTTTATCGAAAAACTCGTGATATTCGGTCACCATGGTTTGAATGACTCGTTCGGGTGTCTCACCCTCATGAAAATGGTAAGTATCCGGAAAGAGAAATCCTTCGAGGGAATAAGCATCAATATTCAGAGACTTAATAAATTGGGAATTCTCGCATAAGGCCAAAAATACGCCCGAGTCTATGTTCAGCTTATCCTGAAAAACTTCCGCAATTTGATATTTGCTTAGTCCTTCAGGAATAGTGATTTTGTGTAGTACAGGTGTTCCTTCCACCAATTGTCTAATTATGTGGTAATTCGACCTGAGGTCAGTTAGCGAGAAAACACCAGCTCGAATGGTGGTCTCATGTCCCATAATCCTGGTTGCCATAACGAAAGTTTCCGAATCAGTGATGACATCCTTCATTTTGAGATCATCGCCAATCTCTTTAAGAGATGCTCCTTTATCCACCTTTACTACAACGGGCGTTTCTGCTTCGGGAAGAGGCCAGAAGACCACCAGAGAATAGAAGGCCACTCCAGAAAGAAC from Candidatus Neomarinimicrobiota bacterium includes:
- the mltG gene encoding endolytic transglycosylase MltG, which encodes MAFLNSSKPDHVAGFILSILVLSGVAFYSLVVFWPLPEAETPVVVKVDKGASLKEIGDDLKMKDVITDSETFVMATRIMGHETTIRAGVFSLTDLRSNYHIIRQLVEGTPVLHKITIPEGLSKYQIAEVFQDKLNIDSGVFLALCENSQFIKSLNIDAYSLEGFLFPDTYHFHEGETPERVIQTMVTEYHEFFDKILKSRLQIHGLTELEMVTLASIIEGEAIYDSERPLISSVYHNRLKIGMRLQADPTIQYIIEDGPRRLLINDLKIKSPYNTYIHYGLPAGPINSPSRESLISALSPADADYLFFVANGEGYHTFSRTEAEHNVAKKKFQRSRRQIRSKKHAQTKDIQD